The following nucleotide sequence is from Leishmania panamensis strain MHOM/PA/94/PSC-1 chromosome 9 sequence.
CGCTCGTATTGCACTGAGGTGCGTCTCGTCACCGGGGAAAGAACGAGCAATCAGTGCTTACAAAGCAAAGGAAATACGAGAGTGAATTGTTTAGGTACGGAAAGGTACGAAGAAGTTGAGCGGAGAAAAATGGAAAATGACACTCGTTTAGATAGCAACGAACGATAAGAGTAGGGTGAAAGTTTTCGCTGAGCGACGGGCAAGCGCGATACGTGATGCAGTGCGGTGCAAGTGCGGAAGGTCGAGGGGATTTGGGGGAGAACGAGTAGAAGGAATGGTGGGGCAAGAAAACGAAGCGGAAAGTTGTGATAAGGCGTCTATGATGCCTGCTTGTCGTCAGTAATTCGTGAAAACACATGCAGATGCTGCGCGCGCAGCCAATGCGATGCGGCTGTGACTCTACGCACCTACAAGTGGCAAGCATGTGTGCATCAAATGAGCACAAAGACACGTGCACCAATGCAAAGATTACATGTTGCATTTTATGCAACTTGGCGCTTATTGCTTATAGAAGCCAGGTGCTACCCATAGCATCTGGCGAGAAGCAACCAGTCTTTGTGCTCCCTTTTCGCCTTCCACAAAGACAGTGGCACAAGCTTAGCTCAACATCAATAAACTAATCAACtattctcttttttctttgaaCGTCTCACGCGTACACCATCTGCATTTTAGTATTGCTTTACTGGGCATGTGATAAAAAGACCAGAAGGCGCCACGCTGACGAGATAACTGATGTTTTTATTTTTGCTTATTCTGCAAGTCTTTCGGGTGTGAAAAACTCTGCTAGCAAGATCGACCAGGAGTCGGGGACAACAAGCGCCTTTGGGGAGCCACTGACATTTAGAGAGTGAATGCAACGAATAATGACTGAAGTTTCAAGACTCACGCCCCGGTTTGCAAGGAGGGAGCCGTCGTTATGTGACTGCCGAAACGCCTTAGTTGGCATGGTAGAAGTTtgtgtctcctcctcttcccccccctctccggaTCGCAAGGGTGGATGCCCGCAGCGCCAGGATGAACACAAATagtggtgggtgggcacTGTCGATTTAGGGCCGGGGGCCGGATGTCGAGTTAAATGAAGCTGCCTCAGGCTTGCCAGCCTTGGGCGATGACATGCCGCAGTGAATCGAAGAAGATTCCAGATGGTATTCCGCCAAAGAGATTATTTCACTtgcgcacagagaaaggaTAAACCTTTCCCTTATCAGTGCAAGAACACAATCATTCTTGTCCCCCCCTGTCGGCTTTCATTTTGTCATTTTTAAAGACGTTTGCTGTTTGAACTGAGTTCTGTATCgtcagaaaaaaaaggaataGCCTCTCCGAGGGGCTACCCCCTCAGCCAAACATAGATTCTCCAAACATTTTCAGAATCTCGGACGTCAGTGGTGTTGATTGAACTGAATGGAGGTGTTGACATTGTGCTCAGCTGGACAGAAGTGATTAACTGAAAGCGCTCTCCTTGAGTGGGACATGGGTTTCGACGTGTAGAACTCCAATGCACTGCGGCGAACTGAACAGCATGTGCTTTGCTCGTAAGGAACTTGCTCGAAATGCACCCTTTTGTCCGTTTCCTCTACTATTTTGCTCACTTTTATTTCCAGCGCACGCTACATGGTGGTGTTGAATTTAGTATTACTGCTCACGGTAATGGTGCGGGAAAGCGCTGCTTCGACAGGAAGTGGTGTCTCGAATCGCGAAGGGGTGCTGGAGAAAATGCTAGAGGAGGAAATGACAAAGCGACGTGAAGCAGAGCGCACGATAGAGGAACTGCAGAAACAGGTGCacctgctggagaaggaagtTCTTCGCCTGCGACATGTCTACGAATCGAAGAAAAATTCCGCTTCCATTACGACCATTGACCCCCAAGACACTACTCTATTACCTGCTTGCAATATAACGTGTACAGAAAACAGCCAAGCTGCTCTACATGCTGAGAACGATCGGTTAAGGCAGTTTGTACGGCGACAAAGCGCTCTTATTGATGTTCTGCGCCGGCAGAAGGTTCTCCTTGAAGCCAGCGCTTCTATCACTATTTCCGCGCGCGACTTTAATAAACAGCTCGAACTTCACAAGGTCTAagctttttttcccctcgtGCTGTAGTACTATACCTGCTTGTTACCAGTGTGAAGCACTACTGCTGTTGCACGATGTCGCTTTGTAAGCTATTAGCCGTGTTGGAATATGAGTGATGCATTTGGATGATGTATTGCTCATTGTagcttccttttttttttgccctctCTGAAGTGTGAAAAAGTTgtttgccgctgcagcgaaaaaaaaaaaacattaGCGAATGCTTCTGGTACTCGTGCGAGAAGCTTATTTCGAGCCCTGTATTGCATTTTTTTTGTCTGGTGTAGAATCTAATCAGCATGTGAAGTAGTGCTGAATGGCTCCTCGATAGCTTAAAAAGTAGGTGTGCTGTTTCGAAATGTATGTAATGTATACCTCCTGCACTGACGGTGGCCCTTCTAAGGGATCCGTTCTGTGGGCTTATATAGGCAAGACCTCTGCTCGAACTTCTTGCTTTGAATACCTATACTCTCTTTGAGATGCGTTTCTGCCCTTTGAAACAAGTTGTTTTGGAGATTGTGAAGGTGTAAGGCGAAATTGTTCAAGTTGATCGGAAATGGCCTGTGTTACCGGAGATGATACTGGTATTATTAAAATATGGGACATCTCAaaaagcagcggtgcgacGCTCAAATTCGCTTTTGGGGAGCAGAGCCGGAAACGAGCCATCATGGGCATGTGTTGGCAAGATAGTAGCACCTCGTCTGTAGCCTTCTCTTCCAATGACGGCGTGCTCTCTGTGCTTGACGTAAACGATCAAGTGATCACTTCTTCTGCGAAGGTGAATTGTGTTGCAGGCTTACCAAACGCCATGTCGTTTGTGAAGGGCAAACTTTTTCTTGTTTCGAAGGATGGTGTGGCTAACGTTTTCAGTAGTGATCTCACAGCATCTAGCTCTTTTGTGGGTAATGGACCGATCGATACGTTGCATATTCACCGTAAATTTGGGATGGTTGCGATGGGTGGCAGAGAGAATGATCTACGTGTCTACGACTTAGCTTTGGAGACCATTGAGATCCCTGTTTTCAAGGCGCGAAACGTTCAAGACCACATTTTAGATGCACCATACCCGGTGTTCGTGACGGGTGTGTGTATTGTGAACCCGTATGTTTTTGCAACGTGCACTGCATATCACCAGGTAAGATTTTACGACCGGCGTTCGAATGACCGACCAGTGCAGGAATTTGAGATCAGTCGTGAAATCGAACGACGTCCAACGACGATGATGCAGTGGAATACAAACAAGTTTCTGATTGGTGAAGCCAGTGGTGACGTTCACTTATATGACACTCGGCGCGGTTTCAGCTCCCGCGCCAAACTGCGTGGCGGTGTCGGTAGTGTAAGGTGCATGTCTAAGCATCCTGCTGGCCATCAAATTCTAGGTGTCACAGGCTTGGACCGCAAAGCTCGGCTTTACCACGTACCGACAGGAAAGCTGCTTCTCTCAATTTATGTCAAGCAGAAGGCTAATTGTCTGCTTCTGGACAAGCAGCTCCCAATGAGAGATAATGTTGCGTCCTTCAGCGCTATTGTGAACACGAAGCAGCCCGAAAAGGCAAATACTTTAGGAGATGCTATTTGGGATGATATGGACCCAGTGCTGGACGATCTCGATGAAAAACGTACTGTAGTGGACGCAGGTACTGAGAACAGGCGTAAAGTTCAGCGAAAAGAGTAAATATGTCCAAGAGtgtttctgttttttttgtgtgtgtgtacattATTCAAAGTGAAGAATATAGAAAAGGAGGGCGACTAAGGATGTCATTTCTTTCTGTGAGAACCGAGTAATAGATAAGCACCGCTCACTTTCATGATGAAAGTGCTTGTGCGATTAAGAGTGAAGGCTATAAGTAACATGTACttatagatatatatatatatatatatatatatatatatatatactaTATATAGTACTATATATATAGTAAGTAGTAGTAGCGTAGTACGTCGACTACTACGTAGTCGTCGTACGGTCGGTAACGNNNNNNNNNNNNNNNNNNNNNNNNNNNNNNNNNNNNNNNNNNNNNNNNNNNNNNNNNNNNNNNNNNNNNNNNNNNNNNNNNNNNNNNNNNNNNNNNNNNNAACAAGAGTGCAGTGCACTCGTACATGCTAGGCGAGGACCGCTCTCGAAGAGCAACTGCCGTGGAGAAAATAATGTCTACATTCGTTCTGATACGCAACTAAAAGGCGCTACAGTTGACTTTTAAAAATCTGAGCTGTCATtccgaaaaaaaaattttTTTTGAAGCGGTTGGTAGGTGATTCAAAATGGATTCAGCACACATGAGCGCATATCTTATCTCATCCTTGGGAGTTCCGCTGTGCCTaatattttttttttgcgcgtAACTTATGATTCTATGATTCCTTCTTCTTtgttcctcttctctctgagCTTTTAAAAAGCTAATTGCACGAATTGTGTTCATCACGCAAAAAAATTGTAGCATTGTGGTCAGCATACAGTGGCGGCACTCGGCTATACATATATATAGCTTCCTTTACATCATACCTTCTGTTATCGAAAAATGGCCTCTTGCAGAACTGGCCGGCTTCCGATGCCGGACGATCCGCTTTTCAATCCGACGCACATGCACGGTttgcgccacagcagccgacTTGCTGGCCTTGGTATGATTGCTGTGATTTGGATTATGTACGAGAAGCTGCGCCACTCGCATCACTACATTACTTACAAGGGCCCCGAGAACCCTTTTGCACGTATTCGTCATCGTCGCTTCCCTGGTGGTGCGTTCATGTTCGGCTGGGGTAACAATGGATTGAACCGTGATTGTGGTATCAAAGAATTCGAGTGCTGGGCTGGTTACACTGGTAAGGAATACACATACTAAGCTCATATATGTCCCTATGTCTCAGCTGGTGTATTTTTGTTTGTTCCTTTTATCTCGTTACCTAGGGCTTTTTGTTAAGTATAGTAGCACAAGGTGGCGTTGCTTGAGTGCATCAAAACAACAGGAAACCTTCTTCTTTGAATTGTCTTCTGAGTCATGCATTTTTGTGGCAATCAGAGAGTGAAAAAGAAAGCTGTAGTGCTTCTATCCTCAGTCTTGAGGTCGACATTTTTCGACCGTGGTCGCTTTAGGGGAGGTGGTATGCTACTGGAGGATGAGAATACCCACAGGGTACGCTCTGCTTGTTTTCAGCATAAACACAACCGCATTATGGAATGTGATCCATGGTTGCTTAGATGGGGGGTAATGGATGTCCGTTGCGCAACATACCTGTGGTTCGGGTGTACCTGTTTCTGCCAGAACTCATCTTTGTTGACTATTTTCCGCCTATTTCAATATTGAAATGCTTTGCTCCTAGAGCGTCTGCACATCGCCTCGTGTAGGAGTCTCTCCTATTTGGCAACGTGGCCCAGGCTGCTGCCACACAAGAACCTCTTTTCTCGTGTTTCTTTAGCCGAAATAGATGGATATGTGTACGAGATGAACAGAGGCGATACCACGCGCAAGCAGCCACCGTCATCCGCCCCTGCGTATGATCGCGATAAGTTTCTTGAGGCTATGGAGCAGTACTCTCACTACGTGAGGTCATGGAGTTGGTTAATTGGTGGGCCCTCTAGCTATTTTGTGGTAGAGCCGGAAACGTCGTCGGCTGAGCCATCACTTTAGCAGTTGCTGTTTTGGGGGAGGTGTATGATTGCTGTATTGTTATTCAGATAGTAGCCGCTTCATGGATAAACGTGCTTTCATCCACTTTTAAGTAGATGACAGGCATTTGTCTTCAGGAAGATAGATTGATACGGTTGCCGCCTTTGCAAGTGATGGTGATGAGCCGAGTGTTGTGAATCTGGCAGTTTGAGGGTGTAGCTCTCGTTTCAGTCTTAATACTCGCCTTTTCGCTGGCTAGGACTGTTTTAATGACATGCCACCTTCTCCTGTCATCATACTACCAAtgtcttcctctttgctTCAAACCCCGCTCTGGTCATGTTTTtccttgtttttctcttggTTCTCCCTTTCCGTGTGCCTTGCAGCCTTTCAGAATCCATGGACGCAAAGGAATTTGTTCGGTGCTTTCCAAAGTCGGCTTTCAGCGCCAAGCTTGTTTCGTCTTTGGAAAGCACGGAGCAGCGGGATTCTGTTGTGTCACTCATCGACGATGCCGTCTACTGTGACTCCTGGGAGGCGTACTTCGACTTCGCTGAGCGCAACAATGTTGCCATTACGGAGAATGTGGCGTtggcggcagtgcaggcAGTTGGACTAGATCCACTCAGCGCCCCCTTGTGGGTAAAagccgctgcctgctgcgAATCACTAGAGTCGCGGAAGAGCCTGTATGAGTTTGGTCTCTCCGTTCCTTTGTATGGATGGCAGCAACTCTTCGAAGAATATCGTCGATGCACTGATGGCCATGAGGGCGGTGACGCCCTTTCAGAGACCGAATGCCAGCGTGTATCGAATGTCTTGGCGACAGAAAAGTGGCCAGACCGCTACGCCAAGTTTGACACCGACGCCGAGGCAGAGGGCATCCGGCGTGCTTGGCTGGACCTTATTTCTTCTATGCTGACGAGTCTGGACGCCACAGCCATTGCCAGGGACCTACAGTTGCGGCGAATCGAGTTGGCGATGCGTCAAATGTGCGCTCAGTTGCCAGGGGATGACTCGTGCTGGTACCAGCATGCCCTCTTCCAACTTCGCATGTTGGAGGATGCCGAGGGCGCTAAGAAAACTGTTGCGAGCGGGATAGCTGCAACAGGAACGTCGTTCGCGTTAGAAAACATCGCCTGCGTCGTTGATGGTATTCTTAGTGttagcaacagcagcagcgcctcggccgcTGATCTTCTCACTGCCACAGAGGCGCTggtacagcagcgccgagctGCAGAGGAATTGACGTCAAATGGGGTTACAAAAGACCGGCTGCGTGCTTTACGCTCTGTAGGAAAAGCCGCCGCTCAGCAAGGGCTTGGTGATTGGAAGATCTTCTCGCAATGGCGAACCGCGGAGGATATGGCAGCCCATGACACAAGAATGGCTGCCAAGGTGCTGGAGAACGGCATGATCTGCTGCTCGCACTTTCCCAGTGATGCCCTCCTGTTGGGtagcgaggcggcgcagtacCACCTCTTGCAGCGTCACGAGCGCGAAGCGCTGGGATACGCGGAGCAGCAGATTGAGCAGCAAGCTCTGCTGCATCACCGCGGCAAAATCATGGCATCGTGGAACAGTCTCGTGCGTATTGAGAACTTTCTTGGCCTGAGTTTTTCGAAGGCGGCGAAGCGGCGTGCAGAGCTGTTTCCGCAGAATCGTATTGCCACGTTCATGGAGAGCTGCAGGGTGGGAGACTACTTGCCGTGCGACAAGAGTGCCTTTCAGTGGATCCGTTTCGTGGAGGACTACCGGGTGGACAAGGCGTCTGTTGAGGAGACACCGTTTCATGGAATCGTGCCCCCGCGAAacaaggcggtggcggtgaaacGTGGGCTCCAGGTGGAGTGCGAGACCCCTGACGACTCGCAGTGGATACCACTTGTGCCGCCGCCCAGCTGCCTGCCTTCTCGCGAAGAAGAGAATCCTGACGATGTTACCGGGGCCCGAGAACTGCGCGGAAAGCTCGTGTATCGCGTGAAAGTGGACGCGCGGACCGCGGCACGGTgtcagagagaaaaaacaacGAGGTACCACTCCAAAACGGGAGAAGAGGCCGTTgaacgcggcggcgctctcggGGCACTGATGCGACGTGTCCGTCCAGTGAATCTTACGGTTGGCCAAACGAAGCGGTTGCAGTCGGTCTCCGCTGATTGGATTGTCCACGTGCTGACCGTTTCAGAGCTCGATTTGGAGCGTATGCTCAAGGAACGCACCGAGCGACAAGCGAACCGCGGCAATCCCGTGTGACTGGGAGCATATAAGTGGAAGGGGGCACTGGTTGCTGACGCACACCAGGAACACTACGTAAGGTATCTGGAGGTCGTCGTGTACTTCACCTTTCCTTCCTTGCTCCCCTTCACTGAGAGAgcactgcgctgctctccGTCGTTTGTTGGCGAAGTGGTGGCGCACGTTAGGTGGGCATTCTCACGCAGCGATCACCGTATGTGATTGTACAGTAAGATAGCTGGCcataagaaaaaaaaagaatcAAAAAAAGTAGTTGTGCAGGAACCTCTGACTTCCTGCACGCGGGGCTGGGTATAATAAGCGAAGTTATGGTAGTCTATGCTTGCTgactctttccctccctctctctgtcttgctTCTAGTTCTAGTCATGGCTCCTTTTCTTGGTCCTCCTGTTTGGCTTTCTCCCTCCATTTCTGGTTCGCTTTTGCCGCTTCTCGCGCGGCAATGTGGATGCGTTGTTTCTATTGTGCTGCACGATCGACATCAGATATCATGACGGAGCAAGATGTGGTCGCGTGTGAAGCGCTGCGTGTTTTAGGGCGCAACCCCTTTGAGGGAATCACCGTGAAAAGgcgtctgcggcagctgtTGCAGACGCACCAAGGCAGAGACAAGTTGTTTAAAGTAGCACAGTATTTGCTTCGCATCAGGCTGTGGTGGAATTCCGTTGACTTCAACGTAAACTACGTGCCAGGTGAGGATTTTTCACGGATGGAGAGAAATCTGATGACCATCGTGAATAGTCGGCGCATGTTCCGCCTCGGTCGTTTCTTTGGAGAGTTTGTCCGCATGCGCGTAACGCTCATCAAGGCATCAGAGCTGGTGTGCATTCCTGTGAACGGTGGCCAGTGGGTAGCGCTCTTCATTCAATGCCAAATGCTGCTCGATATGTTCGCGAGAGGTTTATTATTTGTCAAGTCATTTCTGGAGGATGTGGCCTTCCTCGTTCAGAAGGGCTTCTTCCACAGCAATGTGGCTGGCCGTCTTATCTACGTGGCGACGCGGTGCGGACTTCCAGTTCTCACAATCGACCTGTTCCTGAACACGCTGCGGCTTTACCAAGGCATTTTAGACGCCTCTGCCATCAAGCCCTCGAATGAAATCATGTTCTCGGAAgagtccttctctctgctgtcCAAGTATGACCGCGTAGATAAGCTGCGCCGCAAGTTGGCGTCCACGACGGATGAGAAGTTAAAGGAGGTGCATAAAGAtgagcagctggc
It contains:
- a CDS encoding hypothetical protein (TriTrypDB/GeneDB-style sysID: LpmP.09.0020), encoding MACVTGDDTGIIKIWDISKSSGATLKFAFGEQSRKRAIMGMCWQDSSTSSVAFSSNDGVLSVLDVNDQVITSSAKVNCVAGLPNAMSFVKGKLFLVSKDGVANVFSSDLTASSSFVGNGPIDTLHIHRKFGMVAMGGRENDLRVYDLALETIEIPVFKARNVQDHILDAPYPVFVTGVCIVNPYVFATCTAYHQVRFYDRRSNDRPVQEFEISREIERRPTTMMQWNTNKFLIGEASGDVHLYDTRRGFSSRAKLRGGVGSVRCMSKHPAGHQILGVTGLDRKARLYHVPTGKLLLSIYVKQKANCLLLDKQLPMRDNVASFSAIVNTKQPEKANTLGDAIWDDMDPVLDDLDEKRTVVDAGTENRRKVQRKE
- a CDS encoding hypothetical protein (TriTrypDB/GeneDB-style sysID: LpmP.09.0040); the protein is MFFLVFLLVLPFRVPCSLSESMDAKEFVRCFPKSAFSAKLVSSLESTEQRDSVVSLIDDAVYCDSWEAYFDFAERNNVAITENVALAAVQAVGLDPLSAPLWVKAAACCESLESRKSLYEFGLSVPLYGWQQLFEEYRRCTDGHEGGDALSETECQRVSNVLATEKWPDRYAKFDTDAEAEGIRRAWLDLISSMLTSLDATAIARDLQLRRIELAMRQMCAQLPGDDSCWYQHALFQLRMLEDAEGAKKTVASGIAATGTSFALENIACVVDGILSVSNSSSASAADLLTATEALVQQRRAAEELTSNGVTKDRLRALRSVGKAAAQQGLGDWKIFSQWRTAEDMAAHDTRMAAKVLENGMICCSHFPSDALLLGSEAAQYHLLQRHEREALGYAEQQIEQQALLHHRGKIMASWNSLVRIENFLGLSFSKAAKRRAELFPQNRIATFMESCRVGDYLPCDKSAFQWIRFVEDYRVDKASVEETPFHGIVPPRNKAVAVKRGLQVECETPDDSQWIPLVPPPSCLPSREEENPDDVTGARELRGKLVYRVKVDARTAARCQREKTTRYHSKTGEEAVERGGALGALMRRVRPVNLTVGQTKRLQSVSADWIVHVLTVSELDLERMLKERTERQANRGNPV
- a CDS encoding hypothetical protein (TriTrypDB/GeneDB-style sysID: LpmP.09.0010), producing MVVLNLVLLLTVMVRESAASTGSGVSNREGVLEKMLEEEMTKRREAERTIEELQKQVHLLEKEVLRLRHVYESKKNSASITTIDPQDTTLLPACNITCTENSQAALHAENDRLRQFVRRQSALIDVLRRQKVLLEASASITISARDFNKQLELHKV
- a CDS encoding peroxisomal biogenesis factor, putative (TriTrypDB/GeneDB-style sysID: LpmP.09.0050); this translates as MTEQDVVACEALRVLGRNPFEGITVKRRLRQLLQTHQGRDKLFKVAQYLLRIRLWWNSVDFNVNYVPGEDFSRMERNLMTIVNSRRMFRLGRFFGEFVRMRVTLIKASELVCIPVNGGQWVALFIQCQMLLDMFARGLLFVKSFLEDVAFLVQKGFFHSNVAGRLIYVATRCGLPVLTIDLFLNTLRLYQGILDASAIKPSNEIMFSEESFSLLSKYDRVDKLRRKLASTTDEKLKEVHKDEQLAANDINDENVVYVGSYAELLWTDFELHWICVTEAKLLLDIFVALSGLRGWKLQGPVSAAGLLSGLCSVYRVWTYGR
- a CDS encoding hypothetical protein (TriTrypDB/GeneDB-style sysID: LpmP.09.0030), giving the protein MASCRTGRLPMPDDPLFNPTHMHGLRHSSRLAGLGMIAVIWIMYEKLRHSHHYITYKGPENPFARIRHRRFPGGAFMFGWGNNGLNRDCGIKEFECWAGYTGKEYTY